The Cololabis saira isolate AMF1-May2022 chromosome 5, fColSai1.1, whole genome shotgun sequence genome segment acacacacacacattaatacacacattaataacacattaatacacacacacacacacacacacacacacacacacacacacacacacacattaatacacacacacacacacacacattaatacacacacacacacacacacacacacacacacacacacacacacacacacattaatacacacacacacacacacacattaatacacacacacacacacattaatacacacattaatacacacattaatacacattaatacacacattaatacacacattaatacacacattaatacacacacacacacacacatccacccccgcccctcagctgtgatataatgagcttatatgaaggaagaaaaaataagttttgtgtcctgaaatgtcTGTCATTCTCAGTCATATCAGctctgcacctgctgtttattgtAACCGTGAGAGAGGCGCTTGTTCACACGGGAAGCTCAGTACCGTGTGGGCCAGGCCGTAGCGTGACAACTGGCAGGCGGGGGTTGAAGGGGCAACCCCCTCCGCgagaaaggtataaagacgGGGGGTAGCCGGAAGTCCAGTGAGAGTCTGCTGTGGGTCTAGTGCACGACGCCCAGCCGGGGTTGATGGCTGCTCTGCTTGGACTGTCCGGCTCTCCCAGTCCTCTGTGTTAAGGTAAGAGTTCAGGCCAAGCCCCTTGTGTAATTGTCTGTTGCTCTGTCATTTGCGGGGCATAACTTGACACAGAggtatcctagcaaagggcagttgtgtgtgagtcttttGTTTGCACTGCTtgtttgctaataaatgtattcattatagcaaaagcgagtgtgtgtctgattcatttttgcacagccgACCCCTCTAGAACcagagatttctcccaaaacattaaaccacggcctgaagtgatgTGTTGCTTAATTAACATTCAGACGGTTCCCTGGGAGGACCAGAGGAGGAGATAGAACTGATGGTTCCCTGGGAGGACCAGAGGAGGAGATAGAACTGATGGTTCCCTGGGAGGACCAGAGGAGGAGATAGAACTGATGGTTCCCTGGGAGGACCAGAGGAGGAGATGGAACTGATGGTTCCCTGGGAGGACCAGAGGAGGAGATAGAACTGATGGTTCCCTGGGAGGACCGCGTAGAGGAGGAGAACGAGCGGCAGCGGTGGAAGTACCAGGAGCTGGTCGAATGCCAAAGAAGAGGCTGGAAGGCTGTGAGCCCGTTGAAGTCGCTGTAGAGGGTTTGCTGGCCGCTCGCTGTGCAAGGTGTTCACGCTACTTGGCATTACGGGGGCTGCAAAAAGGAAAGCCATCAAGTCCAGCATGGaggcagcagagagagagatggcTGTGGATCAGGAGGAGCGATCTGTGGGCCAACGCTACTGGGACACAAGCCGGGGCTTGATCAACCCCGGCTGGGTCACCTGAAGGAGGGGGTGATGGTTGAAAGACCCGAAACCCCCGATGATCTCAGGCACATCACTGATGATTGTCCCAGTGCATCCTAGGATGGATGTTTtcaggggaggggagggaggatcATTCAGAAATCACTAAACGTTGCTTCACCGGTGACATCTCAGACTATCCAGGGTTGATCAGCGGTGAAGaaagtagggctgcaacgattcgtcgacgttgtcgacaaaaatcgataatcaaaactgtcaacaatgaattccattgtcgacaattgtcgccagtcGTGCATGCGCGCtagcgtctctgccgagcggtagcgggtaaacCATAATGACGGCGTCTCGTCCTGTAGAGCCGCTAcatgtaacaaaacttctaaagttttggagccttttagcctcgatacggtaaataaaaagatacttgcaaggtttgcaaagccgaccttgctgatcacgggagcacgttggtaatgcacgagcatttgaagagaaagcacgtcgggtctgggtgacgggtttcaacaaatgatacaccagttcaacccagagcacgtcctgccatccagaacccatttacccacttgatggagaaaaaatatgagacgttttattttattttttatataacacatttgcctgttcttaaaaaatgaaaaataatggacagatgtttatttattcatggatttatgtctgactgatcactgcctgtccttggttttaaataggacattttattaattttttgtatgaacagcggcaaagttgaataaaatatctacaggactgtcccagaaaattagaatattgtgacaaagttctttattttctgtaatgcaattaaaagccCTAGAAGAAAGACGCCCCCCCCACTCACCTCGGAATGCCCCAGGCGGTCCAGGTTGGAGATGTCGAACACGCCGCCCACGGCCGCCGTGTCCACGCCGCCGGTGCCGCGCTTCTGCAGCCGCAGGTTCTCCAGGATGCGGCTGAAGCGCTGGTCCtgcagggggggaggggggttagCTGTTAGCTGGGGGCTGGGCCCGGATTAAAGGCACCCTCAGTAAGCCCGGCGGCGGCGGGTCTCACCTTGCTGAGCCGCGGCAGCTTGACGTGCACGCCGGCCCGCAGCCCCGTGCCCAGGTTGGAGGGGCAGGTGAGGATGTAGCCTAGCCGCTCGTTCCACATGAACTCCCAGCCGCGCTCCTGGATCAGCCGCTCCACCTGGGGGGCAGCACGGCATGCTGGGTAAATCAGCCCGCTTCACTAAGACAGCACGGCATGCTGGGTAAATCAGCCCGCTTCACTAAGACAGCACGGCATGCTGGGTAAATCAGCCCGCCTCACtgacagcctgtcctaactgcacgagagcgtccgactgtcgcgtcgcactgcgtggaatcggacgcgctctgtcctgaaacactgaacgcgttattggcccccacgttcttttgattgacagctgaaactcgacACGCACCGAATGGTGcaggtcgccgcgtaccctacgccgtagattttacgcggaaccatgaatcagcctttattcacccgctaCGCTAGTGTCGCTACGCTAGTGTCGCTACGCTAGTGTCGCTACGCTAGTGTCGTTACACTGGTGTCGCTACGCTAGTGTCGTTACACTGGTGTCGCTACGCTAGTGTCGTTACACTAGTGTCGCTACGCTAGTGTCGTTACACTAGTGTCGCTCAGCTCCGACAACAGGTAACGTTGATAAAAAGtaaaattttgatgaaaaagttgaaattttgagaaaaaagtcgaaatgtcgcatGAAAagaacgaacgcacgaaaaaacgcacgcaaaaacgcacgctcgcacgcaaaacgcacgcacgcaaaaacgcacgaaaaacgcatgGCATGCTGGGTAAATCAGCCCACCTCACTCAGACCCCCCCTGAGTGACGACCCTCCCCGAGTGACGACCCCCCCCTGAGTGACGACCCCCCCCTGAGTGACCCCCCCCCCGAGTGACGACCCCCCCCTGAGTGACGACCCCCCCTGAGTGACGACCCCCCCTGAGTGACCCCCCCTGAGTGACGACCCCCCCCTGAGTGACGACCCCCCCGGAGTGACGACCCCCCCTGAGTGACGACCCCCCCGGAGTGACGACCCCCCCTGAGTGACTACGACCCCCCCTGAGTGACGACCCCCCCTGAGTGACTACGACCCCCCCTGAGTGACTACGACCCCCCGGAGAGCTCACCTCCTTCAGGCCGGTGCAGAAGCGCTCAAACACCCGCTGCATGTTCCCTCCCTTCTCCATGGAGATGACCCGGGTGTGATCCTCCTCGTTCACCCAGATCAGGAACGTCTTCTCGTTGTTGTGCCTTCAGAACACAAGCTAGTCAGACGGGCCGTCTCCAGAACCCCCACAGAACCTGAACCCCCCACAGAAACAagaccccgccccctgaccTCCGACCCCGGTCCAGTCACTCACCAGATCCCGCGGGCGTCGGGCCAATCACGGGCCATCCCTGCACAGGTGAGGAGGGGGGAGACGGGCTTGTCGAACAGGAAGTGgtcctgtcacacacacacgtacattaatacacacacacacacatgtacattaatatacacacacacacatacatacacatatacgttaatacacacacacacacacacacacacacacacacacacacacacacacacacacacacacacacacacacacacacacatatcgtattggcctgaatataagacggtgttttttgcactgaaataagactgaaaaagtgggtcgtcttacattcggggtctagacgttatacccatttacaccactagatggcgccagatatctttaaagtgaatgctgaacttaaaggagcatgaggctggatttatgaaaaaaaattgtataagttttaagttttctagtaataatgtcagatgaagcgttccaaacccaaattcgggccaatacggtaatacATTTATATAAGACCCTCCCatggctgcccccccccccccaggactCACGTcgatgagctgctgctgctcccggtCCGTCATCTGGGTCAGGCTGAAGTACCGGCCCGCCAGCTCCCCCTGCAGGCCGTCCAGCGCCGCCACCACCACCCGCTCCACCTCCCTCCTCTCCGCCCGGGTGCAGGCGGGGGGCAGGCTGAGCCCCCGGATGCTGCGGCCCGTCCGGACCCTGGAGGACAGCACGTAGCGCTCGTCCAAGCGGCCGCCCACGAGCtgcaacagagagagagaggacggCTTTGAGACGGGTCTGGACCCGGGTACCGGACCCGGGTACCGGACCCGGGTACCGGGTCTCctgctggattcacactgaaagcgtccaAAATCTCTTGTGGTGGCTCGGGTCGCATTGCGCCGCTAGCCGCCGCTAACCGCCGCCTGCAGttggcggggctaaagctgcgctgcagaactggaggaacaaagtgtgaggttaatcaaacttttgaactagtttgtccttatgaaactgtcacatgctttgttAACAGATGTCAGGAAGCTACTTCCTGATACAGACAAGGGTTTGGACTGTCCCGGGGACAGCTGTCCCATTGTCCTTAAGGTTAACAAAAGGTTAGCTGGACGCATCTGTTCAGACTTCCCGTTTTGTCCGGAAGGCATTTGACCCATGTGACCCATTGACCTTTTGTGTTCTTTTAAAAACTTTAAGCTCCTGATCAGTTCTAAATGTCTGTTTACTCCCACACACAATGTGACCTTTTAACCCCGATAGTCCACTGTTGTCTACCTTATATgtcatttcctgtttcccattctaaataaaaagctgatgcagAGGAGGAACCACCGAAGCATTCGTCGAGAGCATCCATTAGAGAGCCACGTTGCTCATCCCCCCGTTAGGACGGCCCCTTTGCTGTCCAGATCAGGACACCGacagcagtaaaggctgctgaacGATCTACGTGGGTTCACCAGTCACAGTGAAAGCTAGTACAAAACTTTCCAGACCCTGAGTAGGCCGGAAGTTGGACGGTATCAAAACATTTGTCCGCTGAAGAACTCATCTGACGCCTACTCACCAGCCACGGGCCTGTAGAAGATGACTAGCCCAAACTGACTGGCTACAACGAGCTGGAGAGGAGTCCGAGAGATGGAGGAAACTTTTCCACTAATGAGTCGTGCTGACATGTTGGGAATTGTTCCTCCTTCTTTGTTAAGAGCTGGGTTTGATGTTGATGTAAACCTAACAGTGTGCAGGATCCGGTACCTAAAGCTAACAGTGTGCAGGATCCGGTACCTAAAGCTAACAGTGTGCAGGATCCGGTACCTAAAGCTAACAGTGTGCAGGATCCGGTACCTAAAGCTAACGGTGTGCAGGACCCGGTACCTAAAGCTAACAGTGTGCAGGACCCGGTACCTAAAGCTAACAGTGTGCAGGATCCGGTACCTAAAGCTAACGGTGTGCAGGATCCGGTACCTAAAGCTAACAGTGTGCAGGATCCGGTACCTTGCTGGAGTCCAGGTCGGTCGGGTGCTTCATGGTGTTCGGGTCGTAACCGTTGTGTCTCTCTTTGATCACCGGGTCCAGAAGAGCCGCGAAGACCTGCAGAGGCGGAGAGACGTGAGAcggaaccagcagaaccagcagaaccaacaggaaccagcaggaaccagcagaaccagcaggaaccagcagaaccagcaggaaccagcagaaccaacaggaaccagcagaaccagcagaaaccagcagaaaccagcagaaccagcagaaccagcagaaccaacaggaaccagcagaaccagcagaaaccagcagaaccagcagaaaccagcaggaaccaACAGGAACCAGCAAgtaccagc includes the following:
- the LOC133443639 gene encoding creatine kinase U-type, mitochondrial-like, whose product is MSSSFSRLLSSRGGRAGVLSLLGGSVTAALLLQHRGAGASAAGPVRRLYPASAEYPDLRLHNNCMASHLTPAIYSQLCDAATPNGFTLDQAIQTGVDNPGHPFIKTVGVVAGDEETYQVFAALLDPVIKERHNGYDPNTMKHPTDLDSSKLVGGRLDERYVLSSRVRTGRSIRGLSLPPACTRAERREVERVVVAALDGLQGELAGRYFSLTQMTDREQQQLIDDHFLFDKPVSPLLTCAGMARDWPDARGIWHNNEKTFLIWVNEEDHTRVISMEKGGNMQRVFERFCTGLKEVERLIQERGWEFMWNERLGYILTCPSNLGTGLRAGVHVKLPRLSKDQRFSRILENLRLQKRGTGGVDTAAVGGVFDISNLDRLGHSEVQLVQTVVDGVNYLVECEKRLEKGQDIKVPPPPKQFK